A region of the Mangifera indica cultivar Alphonso chromosome 10, CATAS_Mindica_2.1, whole genome shotgun sequence genome:
TTAGGAAAATCACATTCTCCCCCCttgactatttttttaataagaaactcCACCTAAATCAAATCATCACTTATTTGAAACTGaaccaaatatattaaataaaataaatttaagatttaataacTAACTTTATAATCAccgaaacaaataaattaaaaatttaattttaatatatcgttAGAGTAAAGTTAAACCGTATTGATGATTTAAACCCATGATAGGTTACCTTAATCTATTAAGATTAGAAAGACAAAATTAACCGTTATCagtaaaagtaatttttttacctttgaCAGTTATTGAAATTAACTATCACTCTCccttttaataaaacaaatgaCATAACTTTTATTTGGGAGAGAAACTCTCTTACGCTCAACTCACAAAAACACTCTCTCCACTATCATTCTCTTCATcagtaaaaaattttcataaaaaataagataataaattaagTAAAGTATGTTATGAATTCTAATAGGAGTACATTGgatcattatttattatcagCATTCTAAATAATTTTTCCAAATATACTTTTCTATCATCCTGAAATTATTTTAGTTTCCGCTAACAAACCccttgattattttatttttgtgtatttttcaatttaaccTTATAACGACTTTTATGTCATtctgattataatttttttctaattaagtCGCAACTTAGatgacaatttataatttaaaattttaatagacgAAATCTTGCGATTTCCTCGAACCTCGCATGGAAAAATAGTAAGTTGGTGGGAGAGCATCATGTTTAGAAGGAACCTTCACCGGCAAGCTCAATTTGACTTTAAAATTTCAGCATCTATGTAGTGCTCTCCAGGCATTCAATTGGTTTCTCCGAGTTGTTCGCTTaggtattatattattatatatacacctttatttatttaaacgCCATATTCAATCtgatttgatgatattattttattttattgatgttatttattctttaaatattatttattttattgatgatttaatgatattattttattaatattataatttatttatgtatttagttttaaagCTAACccgatatataaaaaaaaaaaccagtcaaaataatatattccaTTATGTTAATTACATGATAtcttaatttcataaaaaatggtaatttttttttatataaatatgagataaaatatgaagataatattataaatgttaaggagtgctaaaaataaaattctattttgtACTATTTACATTTgcatgttttataaatatgataattaaattatatataatatagtatataaaaaatcaaaatttttatctcatttatcatttatcatattatatcattggatatatttttttaaaaataatgattaaaagaataataaaaattttaattgtataatcatcttaaaaaatctcataaatagCTTTTAAAATCCTGCAATTTTTTAGATCCACTCTTACCACACCAccacttttataaaaaaaattatatctatttatatcaataatatataatatattacttatatcttattaattttttatataaattaaaaagcatataattttttatatatattatatcatattttataataaatataatgtgTCATAGGAAACTATAATAACCATGATCGGGGGTTCATACAAACATTTGGATAGTGTGAAATATTCAGTGTAATTAATAACAACATAGATTAGAGAAGAATgagtaatattaataatattatacgtatttattttacacatgtaattatatatatattttcacatattattatataattaaatattattttatttttaatttaaaattatttattttataataatatatataaatacgaATATGTCTGTATATTTGTAATGATTGACGCCGAAAAACGTGTTGTCATCGCATGGGAAAATCAATCTTAATCCAACGGTTAAGATCATTAAGACTGACATTTAATACTTGTTTAGGAAGTTGCTTATGTCTGAATTCAAACCTGCTCGGCTGCTGGAACATAATTCTTGCTtagaacataattttttaattattatttttctttaaaatattttcataatgaaaaaatttaatcttctttaAATGGAAAATGTGTGCAAGCGATTGAGATGACTTAACTTTTATAGACTCAATTGAGATGACTTGCTTTTTCTAACTATGTCTTTGTGGCTTACCTTACACTTGAGCCAAGacaactatattttatatgcTTTGCTAGCACAAAGAACCGAGTAACTCACATGCCTGACCTTCAGATAGTGttacttgtaatttttgttatacttGTTACTGTCACTTTTCCTTCAATGTCTattaacaacatttttttttttaaatttttaattattatttttctttaaaatattttcataatgaaaaaaaattaatcttcttTAAACGGAAAATGTGTGCAAACTATTGAAATGACTTAACTTTTATAGACTTAATTGATCAGGAATAGGTGCAGTGTAACAAAGATCTGTCTAAGGTCTATGTTATTCGGTCTCTGTTATAGTGTTTATATTGTATCTATTCTTGATTAGTTGATTTTACAAAAGTAAAGTCGTCCCAATCATTTAAACaccttttttgtttaaaacatattaagtattttcattattaaaatattttaaagaaaaataataactaacaaaattataaaaacaaaatagaaactaagttattaacaaatattaatggaaTGGTGGCAATTCTAGGTATAGATAAAATGCAAAAGACACTGTCAGTTGACCACACGCATGAGTTATTCGGTTCTTTAGGGTGGATGAGCTTATGAAAAATAGTTGTTCCGGTTCAAGTGTTGGGTAAGTCAAGAAGATGTAGGTAGAGTAAGTAAGTCCGTTGCGATGCTACCGATAAAAGAAATAGTTTCTTTTAGTTAGATAAGacaattaattagaaaaataattttatatcatttgaaaatataaacaaaatatgatttgatgGATTGACTTACAATTTATGATCCTCGGTTGTATAATTTggaatgaaatttatattagtaaatttaagtaattatttaaaaattttttaattaatgtatacATAGGCCGACACAGTTTAAAGCCCGACCCCGACCCTATATTCATAGGGCTGTGTGGCCTTCTGGTTTGTTCAAGCCAACCTGAACAGAAGGCCCACAATTGTGTGAGCCTTAGGCCTGACACGACCTCTAGACTTGGTAGGCTATGTCGAACCATtgcacaaaaaaaataaaataaatcaaaattttgtatgATAGAGACTTTTCATATTTGTATGTTTGAAGTAGATGGATCGTTTTTATATTGAGGATAAGTTGGAAAGATTTCTGGAGGCCACAAATTTCTAGTTGATTTATTTATCTACTAATAACAGTACCCACAAAATTCCATGTAAAAGCTGATTTCTAGTCTTTGTgctcataaaattataaaatatcttctttttgaattaataaaaaataataataacaatatacttgtatataaaattaatagttatatttaCAATGTTGAACATAGACTTTTAAAATCTTGAATTGAATCttttttgagtttagtttgaatcgAATCTAAACTTATTTATAACATGCACGTACTTGTCATCCATTTCTCtctgcaaataaaaaatatgactCATATTCAATCATTGTTTAGACTATTCCAAATCACTACATgttaaaatagtaaaagattGGAGCTTTAGGTGGAGGTGCATGTTTTTCAAGGTTGAATAGGTCCTCTAAGGGTGCAAATATTCACCGAGGTGGGATTGTTAAAATGTGACTCATATTCAAAGAATTGTCTACTTAAAGTTCCATAATCTAAAGAAGTCTAATTGAGTTACAATTGtaagttttgattatttatgtcACTACTATATAAGAGaaaccctaatttatattatgaatggttcaaattagattttctttaatttaatgatattaaCCACTATTTCGTGGAACATATTGTCAAAACAGTAATCTGTTTCTGTGATTGATTTTTGccataattttctcttttgagggcagaaaaatttcaattcattatCTACTAATTAAATGACATAACATAGGCAAAAGACAAGTTTTAGGTTATGTGGCTGATCACCTggattaaaactttattttcaatgaaaatagaaagaaattaaCCTAAATTCAAAACCCTTCTGCCTCTTCTTGTTTCGTTTTTTGCAAGTTTGGCTCTGATTTTGGTAAGTCTTGTCACTACTTCTTTCATGATGATCCTGTCCAGAGGTGTTTCTCTTGTACATTCCATAGCCAAGCTCAAGATAGATGACACACATTCTTCCTTGGCTGAGAAATGTTCATCATCCCTTATAAGCAAATTTGTGTCCACCACTTGCATCACTGTGCTGTCTAATGATTCACCAACCCACCTCTTTAAGCTCATTTCTTCTGTAAACATTTCATTTGTTGGCTTCTTCTTTGTAAATGTTTCCATTAGCATGATACCATAGCTGTACACATCTCCTTTTCTAGATATTTTTCCTTCTCTTCCGTATTCTGATCATAGTAATCACATGCACTTTCATTGctacatatataaacaataaaatatccaagttttaaaaataaaaaaagatcacAAAACATGGAGATATCTAACCATCACCTGTTTTTATTGAATGAAccgaattttattttattttatttttttaattgaaggtaGCGGTGCGTATAATTCGCTTCCAATTGTAAAGCCaaattgaattgtttaaaaattatggtttgatttgaaaattttctcaattGTTATTTTCAGTTTGGGTTACGGTttagacaattttcaaattgaactaaactgTAAACCATGTTTTTTtacaatacaaatatatataactttatttgacataatttttcaataagcaatcaggtgtataatttatttttttcatatttattttgtcattttctttatatgtatattgtatatatatttcatatttattttacatatttatattatgttctagaaaacaataatttaaataattttattaaatactatatatttagaagtcagttattttaataggtttaaatcgtaatttaaattagaccaaaccgtattttttttagtttggtttgaaacttaaaatagtttggtttgatttaaaaatttttcaaatagttttttcagcttggtttgaaaaatctcttaAACCGCACCAAATCAAACCGTACACAACCTTTATTGAAGGGATTGAACTTTTGGTTCAATAGATTAGTCTAAGAGTTAATAAGTCtatttaatagaataaataaagttCGATCCCTTCAATGCAATCATGTGATAGTTAGATACCAACAAGTCTtgttatctttaaaaaaaaaaaaaaactagaaacaGTTACCTGGTGCCATATAACCAATGGTGGCAAGGGTCTTTGTTTGTGTCATGGAGCTTTCTTCACCTAGGAGCTTTGCAATGCCAAAATCACTCAAATGTGCAACCATATGTTCGTCTAGTAGGACATTGCTTGGCTTTATGTCACAATGAATTATAGGGACTAAATAGCCAAAATGAAGATATTCCAAAGCTTGAGCAACATCGATCATTATATCTAGTCTATGAGAAATGTCCAAAACATTATTCTCAGAAAACAACAATTTCTCCAGGCTCCCATTGGGCATGTATTCTAGTATCaaagatttaaaatcattatttgaaCAGCTGCTGATGATTTTGATGAGATTTCTATGACGAAGACCTTTCATTACTTCAcattcaacttcaaaacttgtAAGAGCTCCTCCAAAATCCAAGTGGAATACCTTTACTGCGACTTGCATTCCTTCATCTAACCTTCCTTTGTAAACTGAACCATAACTTCCCTTGCCAAGCAGGTTGTTTTCATTGAATCCATCTGTTGCTCTCACAAGTTCCAGGTAAGAAATTCTTCTCCATGTTTCTCCTTGATAGATATCAACATTGGTAGGTGGCCTTGTTCTCTTTTTCCAGATCAACAAACACATAAGAACCATGATAACAAATGAGACTGCAAAGCTTGTTGGCAAAAGAATCGTTAGGAAAACCTTTTTAGTCCTTGATTTTCGATGAGTGCTTTTTTTGCATGGCAAAACTTGCAGTTGAGGAATTCCACACAATGCAAGATTCCCCATAAATGACTCAGCCGAGAAATTTCTAAAGGATCCTTCGCTAGGAATTTCACCACTTAGTTggttgaaagataaatttaaatatttcaagtaCAAGAGTGCCTCCAAAGACTTGGGAATCAATCCAGAAAGGTTGTTTCCAGATAAATCCAAGAATTCCAGGCTTTTCAAGTTCCCAAATGTTTCAGGAATGGAGCCTTGTAACCTATTGTATCCTAAGGAGAGAGATTGCAGATTTTCTAGGCTTCCCATAACAATTGGAATCTCTCTTGAAAAAAGATTCCTTGACAGATTTATAGCTATGGCAACCTTAAGATTTCCAATGCCTAACGGAAGGGATCCGTTCAGATAATTTGATGACAAATCAAAGTACAAGAGATCCTCAAGGTTCCACAAAGTTGACGGTATAGAAAAAGTTAACCTGTTTAAACTTAAAGACAATTTTCTCAACATACTAAGATTGCCAATGCATGCAGGAATGGCTCCATAGAACTTGTTTCCCCCCAAATTCAACTCATCCAATtcatttaaatgacaaaaaaattctGGGATGAGtccttcaaatttattattttgaagatacaaACCTTGGAGATTTTGTAATCTATCCATGGTAAATGGAACTGGTCCAGTCAATTCATTATCTTGTAATTTTAGTTCTAGCAAGTTTTTCAAGTTTCCGATTTCTTTGGGAATTTTGCCACTAATGTTGCAatcatttatgttaaaatattccAAAGAAATAGAAAGATTCCCTATGGAACCTGGAAGGATGCTATTCAATGGATTTTTGCCAAACCTTAGAACTCTTAAAATCTTGCAATTTGTTAGACTGGAAAGAAGGCTCAGATCAGAAGTAGATGTGAAGTAATTATCTCCTAAATCTAGTATctcaagaaaatttaaatttccaaTAGCACCAGGAATGAAGCCTGAGAATGAGTTAGATGAGATATCTATCATAGAGAGCTTGGACGCATTGGTGATGAAATTAGGAAATGGCCCACTGAAATTATTTTCCCATAAGAAAAGACCCTTAAGGTTCGGCAGCTCTGCAATTGATGGAAGGATTCCAGAGAGTTGATTGACATACAATTCAATCGTTTGCATTGTTGAAATGTTGAGTATAGTTGTTGGCACAGGGCCAATTAAATGGTTATATCCAAGTACCAGTCGCTCAAGATTGTGAAGATTGCCAATTTCATACGGTATCTCACctgagaaattagagctcaattagtgaattgaattattataacaTCTTATTTCAAAAGCCCAATGCACTGTCAACATATTGATCATTTTGGACACAATTTATCACGGTTTTACTTATTGAGTTTTGCAACCCAACACGTTTTGATAGCTTAGAACTTTTAAGTTATTTAACcagttttgtttttaaaacctcAAATGAGATGAGATGCCTAAACATATCCAACATCTCTCTCAAGCTTTGCGGATGTGGATTTTTTCTATGAGTGTTACATTCACCCCTTCCCTTGTGGGACACAGTGTCCTCGCTAAGTTTTGCCCTACTATTGTTTAAGAGGACATATGGAGTGGTTCGATACCATTTATAATATCATACTCCAAATAGCTCAACTTATTGTCAAGATTTAATTCGTTTTGGACACACAATCcatcatagttttatttttaacattgcATCTCAAAACGCATTTGGATAACTTAGGAGctcataaactatttaattagtttGAGCTTACAAACTATTTTACCAgttataatttaacattttcaagcAATATGAGATGCCCATATATACCCaattagggatggcaacggggaggggcggggaggggatctcaatccccgtccccatccccgtaggggatatcaatcccgtCCCCAGCCCGTCCCCGCTACGGGGATAAAAAtgaatccccgtcccctccccgcaaagaaaaatcccctccccgtacccgtaaaaaaaatctcttttttataCCTTCTAAATACaatagaaatatattaaataacaaaattaagcaaaattaaaattaacctaccattttaaatatcataaatataatttattaactactttaatatgcacaacacaaatttaaataaatttgaaaaacataaataatttaaaactataaaaatatattagtattttaaataaatatattaatataaaggggcggggaggggaaggGTTGGGGCGGgaaggggacacatgtatcctcATCCCCggcccgtccccgattacggggattttttttatcCGTGTCCCCGTCCCCTTCCCTATTTTTATCAgagaatcccctccccgttagggtcggagAGGGTtggggcccctaaagtcgggtcTAAATTGCCATCTCTATACCCAATATCTATAAgatgttaaaattataacaaaatgaaattatgtCATAATAACATAATGTTTTGAGAGAGTTTTATCACTTACCTGTTAATTTGTTCGAGTCTAGATATAGATACTTGATTAATGTCAAGTTCCCAATTTCTCTTGGAATATGTTCTTCAAATTGGTTGTTTGACAACACAAGGATACGAAGCATTGTGCATTGCCCCAAACTGTTTGGAATTGGACCACTGAGGTGATTATAGTACATGTACAGTACTTCAAGATTGGGAAGATGTTGGCACACGTTTTCTGGAAGGCTACCAGTCAGGCTATTTTTTGAGAAGTCCATGCCAATTAAAGAAGAAAGGTTGAAGATAAGTGAGGGAATAGTTCCTGTCAAGGAATTATTTGACAGTGATAATAGCTCCATTTTTGCAAGATTGCCAAGCTCTTCTGGAATTTCTCctgcaaaataaatataaataaacaaaatattttttagaaaaattgtaatatCTTGGTCCAAATAGCTGACTCATTGTTAACATATTGTCCACCAAGATagcttaaaaatttataaaatatttaatcagttttagAAAAGTTACAATCACTATTCTATAAAGGTTTGTCCTACCATTGATTAAGAGgacaaataaaataagtttgataccatttgtaatattCTAGTCCAAGTAGCCTATTTAATgttatgatattgtttattttagacATACAATTTATCACggttttgtttttatcattGTATCTCAAAAGCGTCTTAATATGTAGCTGAAGAGTTTACAAACTATTTAGCTAGTTATATTTTAGCATCCTTAAGCAAGATGAGATCCCTATACATACCTAAAATTTGTTGGATTAGTGTTACAGTTATAACAAAAAGaaactattttataataacataatgTTTGGAGAGAGGTTTATCATTCACCTGTTAATTTGTTCGAGTTTAGATATATATACTTGATTAATGTCAAGTTCCCAATTTCTCTAGGAAGGCTACCAGTCAGGCTATTTTTGGAGAAGTCCATGCCAATCAAAGAAGAAAGGTTGAAGATAAATGAGGGAATACTTCCTGTTAACGAACTATTCGCCAGTGATAATAACTCCAGTTTTGCAAGATTGCCAAGCTCTTCTggaatttctcctacaaaataaatataaataagaaattattttttagaaaaattgtaatatCTTGTTCAAATAGAATCAATATATTGTCTACTAAAAGAGCTTGAGAGCTTACAAGCTATTAACCAATCTTGGGGAAGTGATATCCACTTTCTTACAAAGGTTTCTTTGACTATTGTTCAAAATGACAAATAGAGTGACTTTGACATTATTTATAACATCTTGTTCCAAATAAATTAGcctattatcaatatattatttattttggacaAATGAACTTATAGACTATCTAACTGATTTTATTTAACATGTCAATCAttgtgagatatatataaatacctataatatttctttaatactTTATCGATATGagatttaattatgaaaagaaTACTGGTAAAAACAACTGAAACCAAATTAGCATATAACTAACCTTGGAGTTTGTTGTATCCAAGATAGATCTCTCTAAGTTGagtcaagtttccaatttctttcgGAATGTTTCCTATGAAATAATTGAATGACAAGGATAAGTTTTGCAAGCTTTTGCATGCTGATAAGGTCGATGGTATTTTTCCCTCGAACATGTTAAAATGCAAATAAAGCAATTGCAAATTGGGAAGATCATAAAAAATGCTTGCAGGGAGTTCACCggataatttattaaaaccGAAATCAAGGTATTTAAGTCGACGAAGCTGAGCATATTCCTCAGGGAGAGAGCCATAAAA
Encoded here:
- the LOC123226659 gene encoding receptor kinase-like protein Xa21; the encoded protein is MGNLALCGIPQLQVLPCKKSTHRKSRTKKVFLTILLPTSFAVSFVIMVLMCLLIWKKRTRPPTNVDIYQGETWRRISYLELVRATDGFNENNLLGKGSYGSVYKGRLDEGMQVAVKVFHLDFGGALTSFEVECEVMKGLRHRNLIKIISSCSNNDFKSLILEYMPNGSLEKLLFSENNVLDISHRLDIMIDVAQALEYLHFGYLVPIIHCDIKPSNVLLDEHMVAHLSDFGIAKLLGEESSMTQTKTLATIGYMAPEYGREGKISRKGDVYSYGIMLMETFTKKKPTNEMFTEEMSLKRWVGESLDSTVMQVVDTNLLIRDDEHFSAKEECVSSILSLAMECTRETPLDRIIMKEVVTRLTKIRAKLAKNETRRGRRVLNLG
- the LOC123226833 gene encoding probable LRR receptor-like serine/threonine-protein kinase At3g47570, coding for MERNLFLIIFLAFLVHFSTLYFIHAQVTDISTDKQALLALKARVSHDPSNLLASNWSSSSSVCHWMGVTCGARHLRVTALNISHLGLTATLPPQLGNLSFLASLDFKNNSFYGSLPEEYAQLRRLKYLDFGFNKLSGELPASIFYDLPNLQLLYLHFNMFEGKIPSTLSACKSLQNLSLSFNYFIGNIPKEIGNLTQLREIYLGYNKLQGEIPEELGNLAKLELLSLANSSLTGSIPSFIFNLSSLIGMDFSKNSLTGSLPREIGNLTLIKYIYLNSNKLTGE
- the LOC123226805 gene encoding LRR receptor-like serine/threonine-protein kinase FLS2, which gives rise to MELLSLSNNSLTGTIPSLIFNLSSLIGMDFSKNSLTGSLPENVCQHLPNLEVLYMYYNHLSGPIPNSLGQCTMLRILVLSNNQFEEHIPREIGNLTLIKYLYLDSNKLTGEIPYEIGNLHNLERLVLGYNHLIGPVPTTILNISTMQTIELYVNQLSGILPSIAELPNLKGLFLWENNFSGPFPNFITNASKLSMIDISSNSFSGFIPGAIGNLNFLEILDLGDNYFTSTSDLSLLSSLTNCKILRVLRFGKNPLNSILPGSIGNLSISLEYFNINDCNISGKIPKEIGNLKNLLELKLQDNELTGPVPFTMDRLQNLQGLYLQNNKFEGLIPEFFCHLNELDELNLGGNKFYGAIPACIGNLSMLRKLSLSLNRLTFSIPSTLWNLEDLLYFDLSSNYLNGSLPLGIGNLKVAIAINLSRNLFSREIPIVMGSLENLQSLSLGYNRLQGSIPETFGNLKSLEFLDLSGNNLSGLIPKSLEALLIL